Proteins encoded within one genomic window of Triticum aestivum cultivar Chinese Spring chromosome 2D, IWGSC CS RefSeq v2.1, whole genome shotgun sequence:
- the LOC123055948 gene encoding ethylene-responsive transcription factor 1B-like, with protein MEQHFAVTFPPGSYYQHHRYSAAAAAPSSYYDMSDMDDMAFLGTLLESTDHASCSDPSLSSSSSSSDMTAVGAAAPHVPVGSSSPKGRGHQAPAAMPIMAKDFIGVRTRPWGKFAAEIRDSTRNGARVWLGTFGSPEAAAMAYDQAAFSARGEAAVLNFPVERVRESLRALALGAVVGSPVLALKRRHRTRRRSPNKRPVKQQRRVAAVQEASRSATTGAVVLEDLGAEYLEELLRVSEPPMDHFIHSTATASSSHCKLVCLD; from the coding sequence ATGGAGCAGCATTTCGCCGTCACCTTCCCGCCGGGATCCTACTACCAGCACCACCgctactccgccgccgccgccgcaccgtcttCCTACTACGACATGAGCGACATGGACGACATGGCCTTCCTCGGCACCCTCTTGGAGTCCACGGATCATGCCTCCTGCTCTGACCCCTCTCTCTCTTCAAGCTCGTCCTCCTCCGACATGACGGCCGTGGGGGCTGCCGCACCACATGTGCCCGTGGGCAGCAGCTCGCCGAAGGGCCGCGGTCACCAAGCCCCGGCAGCCATGCCCATTATGGCCAAGGACTTCATTGGGGTGCGCACGCGCCCGTGGGGCAAGTTCGCGGCCGAGATCCGGGACTCGACGCGGAACGGCGCCCGCGTGTGGCTCGGCACCTTCGGCAGCCCGGAGGCGGCCGCCATGGCCTACGACCAGGCTGCCTTCTCCGCGCGCGGTGAGGCCGCCGTGCTCAACTTCCCCGTCGAGCGCGTCCGGGAGTCGCTCCGCGCGCTTGCGCTCGGCGCCGTCGTGGGCTCGCCCGTGCTCGCGCTCAAGCGCCGCCACCGCACACGCAGGCGGTCGCCCAACAAGAGGCCCGTGAAGCAGCAGCGCCGGGTTGCCGCCGTGCAGGAGGCATCGCGGTCTGCCACGACCGGCGCGGTGGTGCTGGAGGACCTCGGCGCCGAGTATCTGGAGGAGCTCCTCCGGGTGTCCGAGCCGCCCATGGATCATTTCATCCACTCAACGGCGACGGCGTCGTCCTCACACTGCAAGCTTGTATGCTTGGATTAG